In one Silene latifolia isolate original U9 population chromosome 10, ASM4854445v1, whole genome shotgun sequence genomic region, the following are encoded:
- the LOC141608541 gene encoding F-box protein At3g59000-like, with protein sequence MACSNNKKIYRIQNLDRVSQLPDPIILSILSRLPLEDSARASILSKTWKNYCELYPILFFDHNLFALQSLVSATEVGGGEPDFNQLREMFMDDVDHRLTSARHLDSPIRKLALNVACNDSTYFSRVDNWIELVKQINVEDLCITVQTLHFLWHEFPVSMLTSKHLRKISIRGCKLGCDPINRFWSLERLCLSHVVMDYDALENLTNFCQGIETLILENCSVEMRSLNLSKFPNLKKAVIGIQCGELDYIDIVDTNLECITAMLKPNFVSHKALVPKIKEIDCAWCTFDQPTLLKDFTSTFPLLEEGIIQIHDTDTFKATSNLLRDLILLSNDNDFACVKEVYIDCPSLI encoded by the coding sequence ATGGCGTGTTCTAACAATAAAAAGATTTATAGGATTCAGAATTTGGACCGGGTTTCACAATTGCCGGATCCTATAATCCTTAGTATATTATCTCGTCTTCCATTAGAGGATTCTGCTCGGGCATCCATCTTATCTAAGACCTGGAAAAACTATTGCGAGCTATATCCCATTCTTTTCTTCGATCATAACTTATTTGCATTGCAATCCCTTGTTTCTGCTACTGAAGTCGGCGGTGGAGAGCCTGATTTTAATCAACTAAGGGAGATGTTTATGGACGACGTGGATCATCGGTTGACTAGTGCCAGACATCTAGATTCACCTATTCGGAAATTAGCACTCAATGTGGCCTGCAATGATTCCACGTACTTTTCTCGTGTTGATAATTGGATTGAATTGGTAAAACAAATTAATGTCGAAGACTTGTGTATTACTGTGCAAACGCTGCATTTCTTGTGGCATGAATTTCCGGTTTCAATGCTGACTTCTAAACACTTGCGCAAAATTTCTATTCGAGGGTGCAAGTTGGGTTGTGACCCCATTAACCGATTCTGGTCTCTGGAGCGACTGTGTTTGTCACATGTTGTTATGGACTATGATGCATTGGAAAACCTGACAAATTTTTGTCAGGGGATTGAAACTCTAATCCTCGAAAACTGCAGTGTCGAGATGAGATCCCTAAACCTCTCGAAGTTTCCTAATCTGAAAAAAGCTGTTATCGGGATACAGTGTGGGGAGCTTGATTATATTGACATCGTAGACACTAACCTTGAGTGCATAACTGCGATGCTAAAACCGAACTTTGTGTCACACAAGGCGCTTGTGCCAAAGATTAAAGAGATCGACTGTGCTTGGTGTACCTTCGACCAGCCTACCTTGTTAAAAGACTTTACTTCTACATTTCCGCTTCTTGAAGAAGGAATTATACAGATACACGATACAGATACATTTAAAGCAACTAGTAATCTTCTCAGGGACTTAATTTTGCTTAGTAATGATAATGATTTCGCGTGTGTAAAGGAGGTGTATATTGATTGTCCGAGTTTAATATAA